The Sporosarcina ureae genome includes a region encoding these proteins:
- a CDS encoding MFS transporter, producing the protein MNVQTKSTIRELRFWRIVIGLGIASVLIFAAMYALQPLLPILTKQFNVSVSTASLAMSVNTVGLIFGLVILGFYSDRLGRSIFVKVSVLLTALLFIPMFLTHSFTVILVLRFIQGFAMAGVLAAALAYINEEINERVVSVATALYISFNGTGGMLGRFVTGYLAERWSWELSLQLLTIIGVAVFIFLLVVLPKSVHFVPSAESMKKDLEGFGVHLKNPALLIVFGLGIVLQLSFTGMWTFLPFHLTALPFSMTLDEVSYIYFAYAFGIMGAPLAGSIASKVGMNAVRFMGVLLLAVGCLLTISTILPLIITGYCVICLGFFSAHSLTAASVSKEATHHKGSASSLYLVSYYMGMAAGSTLVAPLWQFAGWTGLAIFSAVVPVVYVLLIRLRRSALSKA; encoded by the coding sequence ATGAATGTACAAACAAAATCAACGATTCGCGAGCTTCGGTTTTGGCGTATTGTGATCGGGCTAGGCATTGCTTCAGTGCTAATCTTTGCCGCGATGTATGCTCTACAGCCTTTGCTACCTATTTTAACAAAGCAATTTAATGTCTCCGTATCCACAGCCAGCTTAGCTATGTCTGTCAATACAGTAGGTCTAATTTTCGGATTGGTGATACTGGGGTTTTATTCAGACCGACTGGGCAGGTCCATTTTTGTAAAAGTCTCCGTATTACTAACGGCGCTTTTATTTATTCCTATGTTTTTGACACATTCTTTTACAGTCATCCTTGTGTTGCGATTTATACAGGGCTTTGCGATGGCTGGTGTATTAGCTGCCGCTCTCGCGTATATCAATGAAGAGATCAACGAGCGGGTGGTGAGCGTGGCGACTGCGCTATATATTTCATTTAACGGCACAGGTGGTATGCTGGGACGCTTTGTAACGGGCTATTTAGCGGAACGTTGGTCATGGGAGCTATCACTTCAACTTCTGACGATCATAGGTGTGGCTGTATTTATCTTCTTACTAGTCGTTTTGCCAAAATCCGTTCACTTCGTACCGAGTGCTGAGTCAATGAAGAAAGATCTGGAAGGTTTCGGTGTACATTTAAAGAATCCCGCTTTGCTAATTGTCTTTGGACTTGGCATCGTATTGCAGCTGAGCTTTACCGGTATGTGGACGTTTCTGCCTTTCCATTTGACGGCTTTACCATTTTCGATGACGCTGGATGAGGTTTCCTATATTTACTTCGCGTATGCATTCGGGATTATGGGTGCACCGTTGGCTGGCTCCATTGCGAGTAAAGTAGGAATGAATGCGGTTCGCTTTATGGGTGTTTTACTACTGGCAGTCGGCTGTCTTCTTACCATTTCCACCATATTACCGCTAATTATTACCGGTTATTGCGTGATCTGTCTCGGCTTTTTCTCTGCCCACTCCTTAACTGCAGCTTCTGTAAGTAAAGAGGCAACGCATCACAAAGGGAGTGCATCAAGCTTGTATCTCGTTTCGTATTATATGGGTATGGCGGCAGGAAGTACGCTAGTAGCACCGCTTTGGCAGTTCGCAGGGTGGACGGGTCTTGCTATATTTTCAGCGGTTGTGCCTGTAGTCTATGTTTTGTTAATCCGATTACGACGTAGCGCGTTGAGTAAAGCATAG
- a CDS encoding SLC13 family permease, whose product MLQQTWNRLWSLHDQVKDVFRFFTAPDSSEMVKGGQGGKKIGVNHEGGGRDSRSYSATQLIGLILGPLLFSLILLFFKPADLSASGIAILASTVWIAVWWITEAIPIPVASLLPLVLFPMTGGLEMKDTASSYGDETIFLFMGGFMIALALEKWNLHRRIALTIISAIGTNMDKIVLGFMVATGFLSMWISNTATAMMMVPIGLAIITQVTIALKDDTSIDTSKENFGFGKALMLGIAYSASLGGVATLIGTPPNTLLAGAINKIYGIELSFGKWMLFGVPFAWVFILLTWWYLVKIIYKSPVKTLPGGREVIDKEKKLLGRPSIEEVLVFIVFALAAFSWITRSFFLSKFIDGLSDGVIAIVFAMILFIIPSVNKKGDHLLDWNTAVKLPWGILLLFGGGLAIAAGFVSSGLSEWIGAQLIGLKGVPLIVVILIVATLVIFLTEITSNTATASMMYPIMASLALALGFHPYALMIAAGVAASCAFMLPVATPPNAVVFGSGYLRIPDMAKAGFALNILGVVLVTLCIYFLLPLLWGIDFQTIPEVFKD is encoded by the coding sequence ATGTTACAACAGACTTGGAATCGTCTTTGGTCGCTACATGATCAAGTGAAAGATGTCTTTCGCTTTTTCACTGCACCTGACTCTTCTGAAATGGTAAAAGGCGGACAGGGTGGAAAAAAGATTGGTGTCAATCACGAAGGAGGAGGCAGAGACTCCCGCAGTTATTCAGCTACACAGCTCATTGGATTAATACTAGGTCCTTTACTCTTTTCCCTTATTTTATTGTTCTTCAAACCTGCTGATTTATCTGCATCCGGTATCGCTATTTTAGCCAGTACTGTATGGATTGCAGTGTGGTGGATTACGGAAGCTATTCCAATTCCAGTCGCTTCCTTGTTACCACTCGTACTGTTTCCGATGACAGGCGGACTGGAAATGAAAGACACGGCATCTTCCTATGGAGATGAAACCATTTTCTTATTTATGGGCGGATTTATGATTGCACTCGCACTTGAAAAATGGAACTTACATCGACGAATTGCACTCACAATTATTTCCGCCATCGGGACAAATATGGACAAAATTGTTCTAGGTTTCATGGTAGCTACCGGATTTCTGTCTATGTGGATATCTAATACCGCAACAGCAATGATGATGGTGCCAATCGGTTTAGCAATTATCACACAAGTAACGATCGCTTTGAAAGACGATACATCGATCGACACATCTAAAGAAAACTTTGGTTTCGGTAAAGCGTTGATGCTTGGTATTGCCTACTCTGCTTCATTAGGCGGAGTCGCGACTTTGATTGGTACTCCTCCAAACACATTGCTTGCAGGAGCTATTAATAAAATTTACGGCATCGAATTATCATTTGGTAAATGGATGTTATTCGGTGTACCTTTCGCGTGGGTATTCATCTTACTAACTTGGTGGTATTTAGTGAAGATAATCTATAAATCGCCAGTCAAAACATTACCTGGTGGACGTGAAGTCATCGATAAAGAAAAGAAATTGCTTGGACGCCCGTCAATTGAAGAAGTTTTAGTCTTCATCGTCTTTGCTCTAGCTGCTTTTTCATGGATTACGCGCTCGTTCTTCTTATCAAAATTTATTGACGGCTTAAGTGACGGGGTCATTGCGATTGTTTTTGCTATGATTTTGTTCATCATCCCGTCTGTCAATAAAAAAGGCGATCACTTGCTGGATTGGAATACGGCAGTGAAGTTGCCATGGGGTATCTTACTTCTATTCGGTGGCGGATTAGCTATTGCAGCCGGCTTTGTCAGCAGTGGTCTGTCTGAATGGATCGGTGCTCAGCTGATTGGTTTGAAAGGCGTTCCACTTATCGTCGTTATTCTGATCGTTGCGACATTGGTTATTTTCTTAACTGAAATCACATCCAATACAGCAACAGCTTCCATGATGTATCCAATCATGGCTTCATTGGCCTTAGCACTTGGTTTCCATCCATACGCATTAATGATTGCAGCGGGCGTAGCAGCATCCTGTGCGTTCATGCTACCAGTTGCCACTCCACCGAATGCGGTCGTTTTCGGATCTGGTTATCTACGGATTCCTGATATGGCAAAAGCAGGCTTCGCGCTCAATATACTCGGAGTCGTGCTCGTAACACTTTGTATTTACTTCTTGCTTCCATTATTGTGGGGCATCGACTTCCAAACTATACCAGAAGTATTTAAAGACTAA